In Capsicum annuum cultivar UCD-10X-F1 chromosome 11, UCD10Xv1.1, whole genome shotgun sequence, one genomic interval encodes:
- the LOC107848321 gene encoding hexokinase-3, whose protein sequence is MGRLGVGVAVGCATAACIVAAAMVGKRVRRRRKWRKMLKVLEELEESCATPVGRLKQVVDAMAVEMHAGLASEGGSKLKMLLTYVDKLPNGSEKGTYYALDLGGTNFRVLRVHLGGQRSAILGQDIERQPIPQHLMTSTSKDLFDFIASSLKDFIEKEGNFSEQPSPGRRELGFTFSFPVKQSSVSSGILMKWTKGFAIEDTIGRDVSECLQLAMSRKGLDVRVAALINDTVGTLALGHYNDEDTVAAVIIGTGTNACYLERADAIIKCQGLLTTSGGMVVNMEWGNFWSSHLPRTSYDIALDVASPNPNDQGFEKMISGMYLGDIVRRVLLRMSEEESDDFGPSSSKLAIPFILRTPLMAAMHEDDSLDLSEVAKILGEVLELPDVPVKVRKLVVKVCDVITRRAARLAAAGIIGILKKIGRDGSGGIASGKFRSDRPTRMRRTVVAIEGGLYTSYTLFREYLDEAMMEILGEEVSSHVILRVMEDGSGTGAALVAAANSPSEADRVPLQ, encoded by the exons ATGGGGAGATTAGGAGTTGGGGTAGCAGTGGGGTGTGCTACGGCGGCGTGTATTGTAGCAGCAGCTATGGTGGGTAAGAGGGTAAGGAGGAGGAGGAAGTGGAGGAAGATGTTGAAGGTATTGGAGGAACTTGAAGAGTCATGTGCTACACCTGTTGGTAGACTGAAACAAGTAGTTGATGCTATGGCTGTTGAAATGCACGCTGGACTTGCCTCTGAAGGCGGGAGTAAACTCAAGATGTTGCTTACGTATGTTGACAAACTCCCAAATGG GAGTGAGAAGGGAACATATTATGCACTGGACCTTGGTGGTACGAACTTTAGAGTTTTGAGAGTCCACTTAGGAGGCCAAAGGTCTGCTATTCTTGGACAAGACATTGAACGCCAACCCATTCCACAACACCTAATGACTAGCACAAGCAAG GATCTCTTTGATTTCATTGCATCATCGCTAAAGGACTTCATTGAAAAGGAGGGTAATTTCTCGGAGCAGCCTTCACCTGGGAGGAGAGAACTTGGCTTCACATTCTCATTTCCTGTGAAGCAATCTTCTGTCTCATCTGGCATTTTGATGAAATGGACAAAAGGATTTGCGATTGAAGACACG ATCGGAAGAGATGTTTCTGAATGTCTGCAACTAGCAATGTCCAGGAAAGGTCTAGATGTGCGGGTTGCAGCACTG ATAAATGACACTGTGGGAACTCTAGCTCTTGGACATTATAATGATGAAGACACAGTTGCTGCAGTTATAATTGGGACTGGCACTAATGCATGCTATCTAGAGCGGGCAGATGCGATTATTAAGTGTCAAGGTCTTTTAACAACATCTGGAGGCATG GTGGTCAATATGGAATGGGGAAACTTTTGGTCATCTCATTTACCAAGAACCTCATATGACATCGCATTGGATGTTGCTAGCCCAAATCCAAATGATCAG GGCTTTGAGAAAATGATATCAGGAATGTATTTGGGAGACATTGTTAGGAGAGTGCTCCTTAGAATGTCGGAGGAGGAATCAGATGACTTTGGACCTTCATCTTCAAAATTAGCAATCCCTTTCATCTTGAG GACACCGTTGATGGCTGCTATGCACGAGGATGATTCACTTGACTTGAGTGAAGTAGCCAAAATTCTGGGAGAAGTTCTGGAG TTACCTGATGTGCCAGTGAAAGTTCGGAAGCTTGTAGTGAAGGTATGTGATGTCATTACTCGAAGGGCTGCTAGACTAGCAGCTGCTGGTATCATAGGaatcttgaagaagattggtCGAGATGGGAGTGGGGGCATAGCCAGTGGAAAATTCAGGAGTGATAGGCCAACTCGGATGAGAAGAACAGTTGTGGCTATCGAGGGTGGTTTATACACAAGTTACACCTTATTCAGAGAATACCTGGATGAAGCGATGATGGAAATTTTAGGGGAAGAAGTTTCCTCTCATGTCATTCTTAGGGTCATGGAAGATGGATCAGGCACTGGAGCAGCTCTTGTTGCTGCTGCAAATTCACCCTCTGAGGCGGATAGGGTACCGCTGCAGTGA